Below is a genomic region from Deltaproteobacteria bacterium.
GGTCCCGATCAGGTTCGCCAGGTCTTCGTGCGTCAGGCGCAAGGGGATCACGGTTCCCTTCGGGGTCTCCTTGCCGTGCTCCTCGCAGAGCTGGAGCAGGACCCTCGCGAGGCGGTTGTAGGACCAGGTGTGCCCGAAATCCCCGAATGCCATCTCCACCTTCGCCAGCCGCTTCGAGAGCAGCCGGATGAAATTTTTCGATACGGGGGGGATAGCGGTCAGGAGTTCCACCAGAGTTCCCTTCGAGAGGACGGTGACCAGGGCGTCCGTGCCGGCGACGGCGGTGAAGGCCCGCTGCTCCTCGGAGAGGAGGAGTTCCCCGAAGATCGCGCCCTCCTTG
It encodes:
- a CDS encoding Crp/Fnr family transcriptional regulator, whose product is MPLSYNTAVELFQGISEPEAQRVARLCTERKYRKGATIFSKGDPSNALFIVKSGKVRILSLSDKGTETIVHILKEGAIFGELLLSEEQRAFTAVAGTDALVTVLSKGTLVELLTAIPPVSKNFIRLLSKRLAKVEMAFGDFGHTWSYNRLARVLLQLCEEHGKETPKGTVIPLRLTHEDLANLIGTTRETVTTQMIRFRRMGLVKRQDRFLLVNKPRLEEFGRS